From the Malus domestica chromosome 17, GDT2T_hap1 genome, one window contains:
- the LOC103404820 gene encoding probable beta-1,3-galactosyltransferase 2 isoform X1, whose translation MSWKSRGDPSASRSFISQKWTLFLCLSCFCAGMFFTNRMWTIPESKGITRRTAMEEETLNLVSEGCNPKSLNQKEVQRENKDIFGEVYKTHNAIQTLDKTISNLEMELAAARATQESIRSGSPLSGDSKTDSTGKRRYLMVVGINTAFSSRKRRDSVRATWMPQGEKRKRLEEEKGIIIRFVIGHSATSGGILDRAVEAEGRKHGDILRLDHVEGYLELSAKTKIYFATAVATWDADFYVKVDDDVHVNIATLGETLVRHRKKQHLYIGCMKSGPVLAQKGVRYHEPEYWKFGEPGNKYFRHATGQLYAISKDLATYISINQHVLHKYANEDVSLGAWFIGLDVQHIDDRRLCCGTPPDCEWKAQAGNICVASFDWTCSGICKSAERIKEVHRRCGEGENALWSATFK comes from the exons ATGTCTTGGAAAAGCAGAGGAGACCCATCTGCTTCTAGAAGTTTTATTTCTCAGAAATGGaccctttttctttgtttaagCTGCTTCTGTGCTGGAATGTTCTTCACCAATAG AATGTGGACTATTCCAGAAAGTAAGGGTATCACAAGGAGAACAGCTATGGAAGAAGAAACATTAAACTTAGTTTCCGAGGGTTGCAATCCGAAATCT TTGAATCAGAAGGAGGTACAGCGCGAAAATAAGGACATCTTCGGGGAGGTTTATAAGACTCATAATGCTATACA GACATTAGATAAGACTATTTCAAATTTAGAGATGGAATTAGCTGCAGCAAGGGCAACACAGGAGTCAATACGTAGTGGCTCTCCATTATCAGGAGACTCAAAGACTGATTCAACCGGGAAGAGAAGGTATCTGATGGTTGTTGGAATTAATACTGCTTTTAGCAGCCGGAAAAGAAGAGATTCAGTTCGTGCTACGTGGATGCCACAAG GCGAGAAACGAAAGAGGCTGGAGGAAGAGAAGGGTATCATCATTCGCTTTGTCATTGGTCATAG TGCCACGTCAGGAGGTATTCTAGATAGAGCTGTTGAAGCAGAGGGCAGAAAGCATGGAGATATCCTGAGGCTG GACCATGTTGAAGGGTACCTCGAATTGTCGGCCAAGACAAAGATATATTTTGCTACTGCTGTTGCTACGTGGGAtgcagatttttatgtcaaagttGATGATGATGTCCACGTAAATATTG CGACACTAGGAGAAACACTAGTCAGACACCGAAAGAAACAGCACCTCTACATTGGATGCATGAAATCTGGTCCTGTTCTAGCACAGAA GGGAGTGAGATATCATGAACCCGAGTATTGGAAATTTGGTGAACCAGGAAACAAGTACTTCCGTCATGCTACCGGACAGCTGTATGCTATATCAAAAGATTTGGCTACGTATATATCAATAAACCA GCATGTCCTACACAAGTACGCTAACGAGGATGTCTCACTGGGAGCTTGGTTTATTGGACTCGATGTGCAGCATATTGATGACCGGAGACTATGTTGCGGCACCCCACCCG ATTGTGAGTGGAAGGCTCAGGCTGGCAACATCTGTGTTGCTTCATTTGATTGGACCTGCAGTGGGATTTGTAAGTCAGCCGAGAGAATCAAGGAAGTCCACCGCCGGTGTGGGGAAGGCGAAAACGCCTTGTGGAGTGCTACTTTCAAATAG
- the LOC103404820 gene encoding probable beta-1,3-galactosyltransferase 2 isoform X2: protein MSWKSRGDPSASRSFISQKWTLFLCLSCFCAGMFFTNRMWTIPESKGITRRTAMEEETLNLVSEGCNPKSKEVQRENKDIFGEVYKTHNAIQTLDKTISNLEMELAAARATQESIRSGSPLSGDSKTDSTGKRRYLMVVGINTAFSSRKRRDSVRATWMPQGEKRKRLEEEKGIIIRFVIGHSATSGGILDRAVEAEGRKHGDILRLDHVEGYLELSAKTKIYFATAVATWDADFYVKVDDDVHVNIATLGETLVRHRKKQHLYIGCMKSGPVLAQKGVRYHEPEYWKFGEPGNKYFRHATGQLYAISKDLATYISINQHVLHKYANEDVSLGAWFIGLDVQHIDDRRLCCGTPPDCEWKAQAGNICVASFDWTCSGICKSAERIKEVHRRCGEGENALWSATFK from the exons ATGTCTTGGAAAAGCAGAGGAGACCCATCTGCTTCTAGAAGTTTTATTTCTCAGAAATGGaccctttttctttgtttaagCTGCTTCTGTGCTGGAATGTTCTTCACCAATAG AATGTGGACTATTCCAGAAAGTAAGGGTATCACAAGGAGAACAGCTATGGAAGAAGAAACATTAAACTTAGTTTCCGAGGGTTGCAATCCGAAATCT AAGGAGGTACAGCGCGAAAATAAGGACATCTTCGGGGAGGTTTATAAGACTCATAATGCTATACA GACATTAGATAAGACTATTTCAAATTTAGAGATGGAATTAGCTGCAGCAAGGGCAACACAGGAGTCAATACGTAGTGGCTCTCCATTATCAGGAGACTCAAAGACTGATTCAACCGGGAAGAGAAGGTATCTGATGGTTGTTGGAATTAATACTGCTTTTAGCAGCCGGAAAAGAAGAGATTCAGTTCGTGCTACGTGGATGCCACAAG GCGAGAAACGAAAGAGGCTGGAGGAAGAGAAGGGTATCATCATTCGCTTTGTCATTGGTCATAG TGCCACGTCAGGAGGTATTCTAGATAGAGCTGTTGAAGCAGAGGGCAGAAAGCATGGAGATATCCTGAGGCTG GACCATGTTGAAGGGTACCTCGAATTGTCGGCCAAGACAAAGATATATTTTGCTACTGCTGTTGCTACGTGGGAtgcagatttttatgtcaaagttGATGATGATGTCCACGTAAATATTG CGACACTAGGAGAAACACTAGTCAGACACCGAAAGAAACAGCACCTCTACATTGGATGCATGAAATCTGGTCCTGTTCTAGCACAGAA GGGAGTGAGATATCATGAACCCGAGTATTGGAAATTTGGTGAACCAGGAAACAAGTACTTCCGTCATGCTACCGGACAGCTGTATGCTATATCAAAAGATTTGGCTACGTATATATCAATAAACCA GCATGTCCTACACAAGTACGCTAACGAGGATGTCTCACTGGGAGCTTGGTTTATTGGACTCGATGTGCAGCATATTGATGACCGGAGACTATGTTGCGGCACCCCACCCG ATTGTGAGTGGAAGGCTCAGGCTGGCAACATCTGTGTTGCTTCATTTGATTGGACCTGCAGTGGGATTTGTAAGTCAGCCGAGAGAATCAAGGAAGTCCACCGCCGGTGTGGGGAAGGCGAAAACGCCTTGTGGAGTGCTACTTTCAAATAG